A genomic window from Dermacentor silvarum isolate Dsil-2018 chromosome 9, BIME_Dsil_1.4, whole genome shotgun sequence includes:
- the LOC119463998 gene encoding solute carrier family 22 member 7, translating to MDLLLPQRLVGVDLRTSESFDCEEGFGDGLFQKKMLLLILLGAFSINCQNNLVSVVAGDVDHWCKPLAGFNISAADWKDFAIPLEADGRFSRCRVYERCKPPAEPGNSVERGKSGAGPAVAGRWYSRCFLGELELQDTNDTRDAPCEEWDYDARTAETSAVSYWNMVCHRRLLPAALVTLQNAGAVVSLILAGAFADYVGRRAMLLGSAVAVVNCTACTFMATSYVHYAVARFLTAASVAVYSVFTFLIPFEVMTHTHRPHQVLFLAMMGFALSEVWIVIAKHMVVDWRLKQVIFLAPTALLLPALSTARESPRWLVAKGRLDAAEAVMMQGANTNNFPIAVTACLMEKLREQIKNREGQEAADKDDLIDCHSLRRRALTMFSVCFSISLVFYVNAFSTAQWRGFRLSGLTVVVTVLTYTAMHFLMTGVTLITVLSSCFVLMGVIQCALSIAASAGLGTITTILLVLSKGSSTVILVHCFTYVLELFPSAVRGGAVSWAFACGRAAAMCASMTFLLKPAGHEDVVFALTGLFLFASLLVIRALPRTTVVEDAKFVARRPSDSSRMSMDHMKRTLQRQAPLKTAKTASTAKTAGSETSKPSAKKSRKSGSDNSPKTSRQFRTDRKQN from the coding sequence ATGGACCTCTTGCTCCCACAGCGACTGGTCGGTGTTGATCTCCGAACAAGCGAGTCGTTTGACTGCGAAGAAGGCTTCGGTGACGGACTCTTCCAAAAGAAGATGCTCCTTCTGATTCTTCTGGGGGCCTTCTCGATTAATTGCCAAAACAACCTGGTATCCGTCGTCGCCGGTGATGTCGACCATTGGTGCAAGCCGCTCGCCGGCTTCAACATCTCTGCAGCCGATTGGAAGGATTTTGCCATACCGCTCGAGGCTGATGGACGTTTCAGCCGCTGTCGCGTGTACGAACGCTGCAAGCCACCCGCTGAACCCGGCAATTCCGTAGAACGCGGGAAGAGCGGCGCTGGACCTGCCGTGGCCGGCCGATGGTACAGCAGATGCTTCCTCGGCGAGCTTGAACTCCAGGACACCAACGACACACGCGACGCGCCCTGTGAAGAGTGGGACTACGACGCTCGGACGGCCGAGACCAGTGCGGTGAGCTATTGGAACATGGTGTGCCACCGACGTTTGCTGCCGGCCGCCCTTGTCACCCTGCAAAACGCCGGTGCCGTCGTTTCCCTCATTCTGGCCGGAGCCTTCGCGGACTACGTCGGCAGGAGAGCCATGCTCCTGGGCTCAGCTGTGGCGGTGGTTAACTGCACGGCATGCACCTTCATGGCGACAAGTTACGTGCATTACGCTGTGGCACGCTTCCTTACCGCTGCCAGTGTCGCCGTATACTCGGTTTTTACATTTCTGATACCGTTTGAGGTAATGACGCACACGCACAGGCCACACCAGGTCCTGTTTCTGGCGATGATGGGTTTTGCATTGTCGGAGGTTTGGATCGTCATCGCCAAACACATGGTCGTCGACTGGCGTCTGAAGCAGGTCATCTTCCTCGCTCCGACGGCTCTCCTGCTCCCTGCTTTGTCTACAGCGCGAGAGTCACCCCGCTGGCTCGTCGCAAAGGGAAGGCTGGACGCGGCAGAAGCCGTCATGATGCAGGGGGCCAATACCAACAACTTCCCGATTGCGGTCACGGCCTGTCTCATGGAGAAGCTCAGGGAACAGATCAAGAACCGCGAGGGTCAGGAAGCCGCAGACAAAGACGACTTGATCGACTGTCACTCCCTCCGACGTCGAGCGTTGACAATGTTCTCTGTCTGCTTTTCTATATCATTGGTCTTTTACGTCAACGCTTTCTCGACGGCGCAATGGAGGGGTTTCAGGCTCTCCGGCCTCACGGTCGTGGTCACGGTGTTGACGTACACGGCGATGCACTTCCTGATGACCGGCGTCACCCTTATTACAGTACTTAGCAGCTGCTTCGTGCTAATGGGCGTCATCCAATGCGCGCTCAGTATCGCCGCCAGCGCTGGACTCGGCACCATCACTACGATCTTGCTCGTGCTGTCTAAGGGCTCGTCAACTGTGATTCTGGTCCACTGTTTCACGTACGTCCTTGAGCTGTTCCCATCGGCCGTGCGGGGCGGCGCAGTCTCCTGGGCGTTCGCCTGTGGACGTGCCGCGGCCATGTGCGCGTCAATGACCTTCTTACTGAAGCCGGCCGGACACGAAGACGTGGTTTTTGCCCTGACGGGACTGTTCCTCTTCGCCTCTCTGCTCGTCATCCGTGCCCTGCCGCGCACGACGGTGGTGGAGGATGCGAAATTCGTGGCCAGGCGCCCTTCGGACTCCTCTAGAATGTCCATGGATCACATGAAGCGGACTCTGCAGCGGCAAGCGCCACTCAAGACGGCCAAGACCGCAAGCACGGCCAAGACCGCAGGCTCGGAAACCTCCAAGCCTTCCGCCAAGAAGAGTCGAAAAAGTGGTAGCGACAACAGCCCTAAGACATCCCGTCAATTTCGCACCGACCGCAAACAGAACTAA